A window from Ruminiclostridium josui JCM 17888 encodes these proteins:
- a CDS encoding glycosyl hydrolase has product MKRILGRVMSLLTAVALSCTVLTTVPSPVQAAYSVPVDVEAEDCALSNGATVTTNVYGTEYPGYSGDGFVWVSNAGTITLEVTVPKSAMYELKTRCWMYLGNLGETRLQTVSINGVSKGSFYIPNKGDWMDYSFGFFYLEAGTAKIEIGTSGSWGFILYDKISFDYADMPDLNIEPTPCDSKATHETKSLMKYLTKVYGNHVISGQQEIYGSGNNGDYELEFNYIHDKTGKYPAIRGFDMMNYNPLYGWEDGTTDRMIEWVKEKGGIATACWHINIPADFTSYQLGEKVDWTKCTYKPTASFKTANCLDKTTKEYGYLMMAIDELAKQLLILQDAKVPVLFRPFHEAEGYNNTDGSGAWFWWGSSGAEVYKELWKLLYTTLTEKYGIHNLIWEVNLYTYANSLQWYPGDQYVDIVAYDKYEGSPYTWETSAATTAFLSLVNATNDTKMVAMSENDVIPDIKNIVNEGAWWLYFCPWYGDFLTSSRYNDPVLLKTIYNSEYVITLDELPKDIYGSAPSAGVAGDLNSDGVFDAIDFALLKAFILQLHNDSLDLTNADVDGNGQINALDFAYMRQKLLGIIDKFPVE; this is encoded by the coding sequence ATGAAAAGAATTTTAGGGAGAGTTATGTCTCTTCTAACAGCGGTTGCATTGTCATGTACAGTCCTTACAACCGTTCCCTCTCCGGTACAGGCTGCTTATTCCGTACCTGTAGATGTTGAAGCAGAAGATTGTGCTCTCAGCAACGGTGCTACTGTTACTACAAATGTTTATGGAACTGAATATCCGGGGTATTCAGGGGATGGATTTGTATGGGTATCCAATGCAGGAACAATAACTTTAGAGGTAACAGTTCCTAAAAGTGCAATGTATGAACTTAAAACTCGTTGCTGGATGTATCTGGGCAATCTTGGTGAAACCAGACTTCAGACTGTAAGTATCAACGGTGTATCTAAAGGTAGCTTCTATATTCCCAACAAAGGCGACTGGATGGATTATAGTTTTGGATTCTTCTATCTTGAAGCTGGAACAGCTAAGATTGAGATTGGAACATCAGGAAGCTGGGGATTTATACTATATGATAAAATATCCTTTGACTATGCAGATATGCCTGATTTGAATATAGAGCCAACTCCATGTGATTCGAAGGCAACCCATGAAACAAAATCTCTTATGAAATATCTGACAAAGGTTTATGGGAACCATGTTATTTCAGGTCAGCAGGAAATTTATGGTAGTGGTAATAACGGAGATTACGAACTTGAATTCAACTATATACATGATAAAACCGGCAAGTATCCTGCAATCAGAGGCTTTGATATGATGAACTACAACCCTCTGTACGGATGGGAAGATGGTACAACAGACCGTATGATAGAGTGGGTAAAAGAAAAAGGCGGTATTGCAACAGCTTGTTGGCATATCAATATACCGGCAGATTTCACAAGCTACCAGTTGGGTGAAAAAGTGGATTGGACAAAGTGTACTTATAAACCCACTGCCAGCTTCAAAACAGCCAACTGTCTAGATAAAACAACAAAAGAGTACGGTTACTTGATGATGGCAATTGATGAACTGGCTAAACAGCTCCTTATCCTTCAGGATGCAAAAGTTCCAGTGCTTTTCCGTCCTTTTCATGAAGCTGAGGGGTATAACAATACCGATGGCTCAGGAGCTTGGTTCTGGTGGGGTTCATCAGGTGCTGAGGTTTACAAGGAACTCTGGAAACTGCTTTATACTACACTAACAGAAAAATACGGTATTCATAATTTAATATGGGAAGTAAACCTTTATACATATGCGAATTCACTCCAATGGTATCCTGGTGACCAATATGTGGATATCGTTGCCTATGACAAGTATGAAGGCTCACCTTACACTTGGGAAACAAGTGCTGCAACAACAGCATTTCTCTCACTTGTAAATGCTACAAACGACACAAAAATGGTGGCAATGAGTGAAAATGACGTTATACCTGACATTAAGAACATAGTTAACGAAGGAGCATGGTGGCTTTATTTCTGCCCATGGTATGGCGATTTCTTAACCAGTTCAAGATATAATGATCCGGTGCTCTTAAAGACTATTTACAACAGTGAGTACGTAATAACTCTGGATGAACTGCCTAAAGATATTTACGGTTCTGCACCTTCAGCCGGAGTAGCAGGAGATTTGAATTCAGACGGTGTTTTTGATGCCATAGATTTCGCCTTATTAAAAGCATTCATACTCCAACTCCATAATGACTCACTTGACTTAACAAACGCAGACGTAGATGGAAATGGACAAATAAATGCATTGGACTTTGCATATATGAGGCAAAAGCTTCTTGGGATAATTGATAAATTCCCGGTTGAATAA
- a CDS encoding glycosyl hydrolase family 18 protein yields the protein MKLKLTAFSLIASLMLSCIGIISNVAANEQSYRNVAYFTSWSGYQRAVEVGDINPSLLTHINFAFANLSADGTITVGDPWIDTQKPYGDDTWETELRGHFGQLIKLKQQHPHIKTIISVGGWTWSKNFSDVAASDSLRKACAQSAVDFVVKYDFDGVDLDWEYPVQGGDNIPHRADDGDNYILLLKEIRTALDAQGEKDGKKYLLSIAGAADAKFIANCKVAEMMKYLDYINVMTYDYHGTWDKITNHNTPLYAEPGNLCVSTTIENYIAAGVKPTDLNLGLAFSGKGWVNVNDPNGSGLFKSGEAPSSAGYGSGTYEAAVFDYWDIVENYIDKNSYVRYWDDVAKVPYLYNGSTFITYEDEESISYKIDYIKKMALGGAMFWEFSYDKNLVLQNVIARNLNINKAPEVILYYGDVNEDGVLDAIDFAMLKSFLLGKGTLQNIAIADVNNDGNVDAIDLTNLKMILLEKITPKPFL from the coding sequence ATGAAGCTGAAATTAACGGCATTTTCGTTAATTGCATCACTAATGCTTAGTTGTATAGGCATTATTTCAAATGTTGCCGCAAATGAACAATCATACAGAAATGTGGCATATTTTACTTCATGGAGCGGCTATCAGAGAGCCGTAGAGGTGGGAGATATTAATCCTTCCTTGTTGACACATATTAACTTTGCTTTTGCCAATTTATCTGCTGATGGAACTATTACGGTTGGAGATCCGTGGATTGATACCCAAAAGCCATATGGAGATGACACATGGGAAACAGAACTAAGGGGGCATTTTGGACAACTGATAAAATTGAAACAGCAACATCCTCATATTAAGACAATTATATCAGTAGGAGGATGGACGTGGTCAAAGAATTTCTCTGATGTAGCGGCTTCAGATTCTCTGAGAAAGGCATGTGCACAGTCCGCAGTAGATTTTGTTGTAAAATACGATTTTGACGGTGTAGATCTTGACTGGGAATATCCCGTTCAAGGTGGTGATAATATACCTCACCGTGCAGACGACGGCGATAACTATATTCTACTGCTTAAAGAGATTAGAACTGCACTGGATGCACAGGGAGAAAAAGACGGAAAAAAATATCTGCTAAGTATTGCAGGAGCGGCAGATGCTAAATTCATAGCTAATTGTAAAGTTGCAGAAATGATGAAGTATCTGGATTACATAAATGTCATGACTTATGATTATCATGGTACATGGGATAAAATAACCAATCACAATACTCCGCTGTATGCAGAGCCAGGTAATCTCTGTGTATCAACAACCATTGAGAATTATATTGCCGCAGGAGTAAAACCCACTGATTTAAATCTGGGTCTTGCTTTCTCCGGAAAAGGTTGGGTTAACGTAAATGATCCTAATGGCTCAGGCCTTTTTAAAAGTGGAGAAGCCCCATCCTCTGCAGGTTACGGAAGTGGTACATATGAAGCTGCTGTATTTGATTATTGGGATATTGTAGAAAATTATATAGATAAAAATAGTTATGTTCGCTATTGGGATGATGTTGCAAAAGTACCTTATTTATATAACGGAAGTACATTTATTACATACGAGGATGAAGAATCCATTAGTTATAAGATAGATTACATAAAGAAAATGGCTCTCGGTGGTGCAATGTTCTGGGAATTCTCCTATGATAAAAATTTAGTACTTCAGAATGTCATTGCTCGTAATCTCAATATAAATAAGGCCCCAGAAGTAATCCTATACTATGGAGACGTTAACGAGGATGGTGTACTAGATGCTATTGACTTTGCAATGCTCAAGTCATTTCTTTTAGGTAAAGGTACTTTACAGAATATAGCTATTGCTGATGTTAATAATGATGGTAATGTTGATGCAATTGACCTTACAAACCTGAAAATGATTTTATTGGAAAAGATTACTCCAAAGCCATTTTTATAG
- a CDS encoding right-handed parallel beta-helix repeat-containing protein — translation MKKEFHVAVTGCDLAEGTKEHPFRTISKAANVAEAGDKIIVHEGVYREWVKPEHSGYSNLSRIVYEAAEGEKVIIKGSERIQSWEKVEGTVWKAVLPNSFFGDYNPYKEILSGDWLIYKPGVYRHPGDVYLNGVSFYEADSLDEVKNPVERTGVVDIPWTQKFEKILHPEQTIYRWFSEVDEEKTTIYANFHGADPNKELVEINVRKCCFYPVKSGMNYITVRGFEMAQAACPWTPPTADQPGLLGANWSKGWIIENNIIHDAKCSAISIGKEASTGHNLCSRRHQKPGYQYQMEAVFRALKIGWSKEKIGSHIIRNNVIYDCGQNGIVGHMGGVFSEIYNNHIYNIAVKHEFFGYEIAGIKLHAAIDVKIHHNRIHNCTLGTWLDWQAQGVRVSNNLYYNNDRDLMVEVSHGPYLVDNNIFASDYSFDNFSQGGAYVNNLCCGKLHLTKVLDRSTPYHFPHTTEVAGTAVVYGGDDRFYNNIFVGGEGIENSGTAGYNPNTASYEEYVSSIISHGVGDLEVFMLTEQPVYISSNAYLNGAEGFNREKNSYTNKDFNPNVKIVEEGNEVYLEMNIENDMLEIPTQIVSTETLGTVRIVDAIFDDPNGNPIVIDTDYTGTSRNAKPVVGPIEGLKSGFNRIKVWG, via the coding sequence ATGAAAAAAGAATTTCATGTTGCGGTAACCGGATGTGATTTAGCAGAGGGTACCAAAGAACATCCTTTCAGAACTATTTCAAAAGCTGCAAATGTGGCTGAAGCAGGAGACAAAATAATTGTTCACGAAGGCGTGTACCGTGAATGGGTAAAGCCAGAGCATAGCGGATACAGCAATCTAAGCAGAATTGTATACGAAGCTGCCGAGGGTGAAAAGGTTATTATTAAAGGTTCAGAGAGAATCCAGAGCTGGGAAAAGGTTGAGGGTACAGTATGGAAAGCTGTTCTTCCAAATTCTTTTTTTGGTGATTACAATCCATACAAAGAAATTCTCAGCGGTGACTGGTTAATATATAAGCCGGGAGTTTATCGGCATCCAGGAGATGTCTATTTAAACGGAGTTTCATTTTACGAGGCTGATTCCTTGGATGAAGTTAAAAACCCTGTTGAGAGAACCGGGGTTGTAGATATTCCTTGGACTCAAAAATTTGAAAAAATTCTGCATCCTGAACAAACAATTTATCGTTGGTTCAGTGAAGTAGACGAAGAGAAAACAACTATTTATGCTAACTTTCATGGTGCAGATCCAAATAAAGAGCTTGTTGAAATCAATGTAAGAAAATGCTGCTTCTATCCAGTTAAATCAGGTATGAATTATATTACTGTAAGAGGGTTTGAGATGGCTCAGGCTGCATGTCCATGGACACCGCCTACAGCAGATCAACCCGGTCTGTTAGGTGCAAATTGGAGCAAGGGCTGGATTATAGAAAACAATATAATTCACGATGCTAAGTGCAGTGCCATCAGTATAGGAAAAGAAGCTTCAACGGGACACAATCTATGTTCCAGAAGACATCAGAAGCCGGGTTATCAGTACCAGATGGAAGCTGTTTTCCGTGCACTGAAGATAGGTTGGAGCAAGGAAAAGATAGGCTCCCATATAATTCGAAACAATGTAATTTATGATTGCGGTCAAAACGGAATTGTAGGACATATGGGTGGAGTTTTTAGTGAAATATACAACAACCATATTTATAATATTGCAGTTAAGCATGAGTTTTTCGGCTACGAGATTGCAGGTATTAAGCTTCATGCGGCAATTGACGTTAAAATTCATCATAACCGCATTCATAACTGTACTCTTGGTACTTGGCTTGACTGGCAGGCGCAAGGTGTTCGAGTGAGTAATAATCTGTATTACAACAATGACCGTGATTTGATGGTAGAGGTTAGTCATGGCCCATACTTAGTGGATAACAATATTTTTGCTTCCGATTATTCCTTTGATAATTTCTCACAGGGGGGAGCATATGTAAATAATCTTTGCTGTGGTAAACTTCATTTAACAAAAGTCCTTGACAGATCTACTCCGTACCACTTCCCGCATACTACTGAGGTAGCCGGTACAGCTGTGGTTTACGGTGGAGATGACCGTTTTTACAATAATATCTTTGTTGGCGGAGAAGGCATTGAAAACAGTGGAACAGCAGGATATAATCCTAATACTGCTTCATATGAAGAATATGTTTCTAGTATCATTAGCCACGGAGTAGGCGACCTTGAAGTATTTATGTTAACTGAGCAACCTGTATACATTTCATCAAATGCCTATTTAAACGGAGCTGAAGGTTTTAATCGTGAAAAGAACAGTTATACTAACAAGGACTTTAATCCAAATGTAAAAATTGTTGAAGAAGGTAATGAAGTTTATCTGGAAATGAATATAGAAAATGATATGCTTGAAATACCAACTCAAATTGTTTCTACAGAAACCCTTGGTACCGTGCGTATTGTTGATGCCATTTTTGATGATCCAAATGGAAATCCTATAGTAATTGACACCGACTATACAGGAACTTCCAGAAACGCTAAGCCTGTTGTAGGGCCTATTGAAGGATTGAAATCCGGATTCAATCGCATTAAAGTTTGGGGTTAG
- a CDS encoding AraC family transcriptional regulator, with product MIPFYENRVEDLLVFRENGLDFLPHLHAQFELLYVEDGEIEITVNGCTGLLKKGDLSISFPNSVHSYRTPTNQENMNCIVVILNLALAGDFINTLLKFHPKEPFISSVNLHKDVPYAINTLFEEYNHARSNPVCTPICKAYIQIIISRLLQQVELIANTDVNYFDIIFDIINYINENYMQPISLNDMSRALGVGKYHLSRVFSDKINVSFSDYINGIRVSWARNMLLNTNKNITQIAYDCGFQSIRTFNRAFSKVYLVSPREFRKSQEAANISKTL from the coding sequence TTGATTCCTTTTTATGAAAACAGAGTTGAGGATTTACTTGTCTTTAGAGAAAACGGGCTTGATTTTCTACCCCATCTTCATGCTCAGTTTGAACTGCTGTACGTGGAGGATGGAGAAATTGAAATAACAGTCAATGGTTGCACTGGGCTATTGAAAAAAGGAGACCTCTCCATCTCTTTTCCTAATAGCGTACATAGCTACCGTACTCCAACCAATCAAGAAAACATGAATTGTATCGTAGTAATACTTAATCTGGCCCTTGCAGGTGATTTTATAAATACTCTTTTGAAATTTCACCCAAAAGAACCTTTTATTTCTAGTGTAAATCTGCATAAGGATGTTCCATATGCTATAAATACACTCTTTGAGGAATATAACCATGCTCGAAGTAATCCTGTTTGTACTCCTATTTGTAAAGCGTATATACAGATAATTATTTCAAGGCTGCTTCAGCAAGTAGAACTCATTGCCAACACCGACGTGAACTACTTTGATATAATTTTTGATATTATTAATTATATTAACGAGAATTATATGCAGCCTATTTCACTCAATGACATGTCTAGAGCTTTAGGCGTTGGAAAATATCATTTATCCAGAGTGTTTTCAGATAAAATAAACGTAAGCTTCAGCGATTACATAAATGGTATTCGTGTAAGTTGGGCAAGGAACATGCTTTTAAATACTAATAAAAATATTACACAAATTGCCTATGATTGTGGTTTCCAAAGTATCCGAACATTCAATAGGGCCTTTAGTAAAGTTTATCTTGTTAGTCCTAGAGAATTCAGGAAATCCCAGGAGGCAGCAAATATTTCTAAAACTCTTTAG
- a CDS encoding GNAT family N-acetyltransferase, producing the protein MKTYHRNFIYESNDFENLCKFIIQENSIRKEFFDWHIGRIVDWKYNLSNFKRHFPDNFNKAAHLWFDYFHNLIGFVISEEFNTEFSILLRKEYLHLYPELLNWVKTEWGNKYDKLVTQVIENQTEYIKFLEDAGYKRNNCIEMTRVFNTRSYKDFTIEDSSVSFQSMFQNGDYEEQANLRTNAWPKPYSREIDLQIREYTRRSPIYNPNFDFVLVNNEGRHISGCEAFIDYENNTAEIERVCTHSDFYNKGYAQMVLKACMRKLYEHNINTAFIGGSYDKTIHLYGKLGHVAEYARFFFELQR; encoded by the coding sequence ATGAAAACATATCATCGAAATTTTATATATGAAAGTAATGATTTTGAAAATTTATGCAAATTTATTATTCAAGAAAATTCAATTAGGAAGGAATTTTTTGACTGGCATATTGGGCGAATTGTTGATTGGAAATATAACCTTTCAAATTTTAAAAGGCACTTTCCAGATAATTTCAATAAAGCTGCCCATCTATGGTTTGATTATTTTCATAACCTTATTGGATTTGTAATTTCGGAAGAATTTAATACTGAATTTTCCATTTTATTGAGAAAGGAATATTTACATTTATATCCGGAATTACTTAATTGGGTTAAAACAGAATGGGGAAATAAATACGATAAATTAGTTACTCAAGTAATAGAAAACCAAACAGAATATATTAAATTTCTTGAAGATGCAGGATATAAAAGAAATAATTGTATTGAGATGACAAGAGTCTTTAATACAAGGTCTTACAAGGATTTTACTATTGAAGATTCATCGGTTTCATTTCAAAGCATGTTTCAAAATGGTGATTATGAAGAGCAGGCTAATCTAAGGACTAATGCTTGGCCAAAGCCTTACAGCCGTGAAATAGATTTGCAAATTAGAGAATATACAAGGCGAAGTCCTATTTATAATCCTAATTTTGACTTTGTATTAGTAAATAATGAAGGAAGACATATATCCGGCTGTGAAGCCTTTATTGATTATGAAAACAACACAGCCGAAATAGAAAGGGTTTGCACACATTCAGACTTTTATAATAAAGGGTATGCACAAATGGTTCTTAAAGCCTGCATGAGAAAACTATATGAACACAATATAAATACAGCTTTTATTGGTGGCTCATATGACAAGACTATTCATCTATACGGTAAATTAGGTCATGTGGCAGAATACGCAAGGTTCTTTTTTGAATTACAAAGATAA
- a CDS encoding DNA/RNA non-specific endonuclease: protein MRKHIIAYFLIIALLTGCTVQNAPEQINSTSTLTENSTAIKSAIPSENQRKLPSKTTAQAPSKPTQSSPSKGKYKEIKVDGGDTTGTRKPMVVVDVGYGSREYWAYTNEYGQLIRVTAKKIVLQNPKTEPVLNNGRYYNDEAKVPGTERKDLDEGHVIADSLGGVSNAYNITPQDSTLNRYGDQAYMEKNIRDAGGCTNFEAIITYPNTKTQIPSHYHYTYTLKGNVITEDFDNVNPDKVNKSLIEKTSEKPKTTTPKTSTSDKNHNLDAIDKNHNGKVSIAEAKAAGIKLPITKEHWLYKYMDDRDGDGMVGE, encoded by the coding sequence TTGAGAAAACACATAATTGCTTATTTTCTTATAATAGCGTTATTAACAGGTTGTACTGTACAGAATGCTCCTGAGCAGATTAATTCAACTTCGACTTTAACAGAAAATAGTACTGCTATAAAATCCGCAATACCCAGTGAAAATCAAAGAAAATTACCAAGCAAGACTACTGCTCAAGCGCCAAGTAAACCAACTCAATCGTCTCCATCTAAAGGAAAGTACAAGGAAATTAAAGTTGATGGAGGTGATACCACCGGAACCAGAAAACCCATGGTGGTAGTCGATGTTGGATATGGCAGCAGAGAATACTGGGCCTATACCAATGAATACGGACAATTAATCAGGGTTACGGCTAAAAAAATTGTTCTTCAGAATCCAAAAACGGAGCCAGTGTTGAATAATGGTCGCTACTATAATGATGAAGCAAAGGTTCCTGGTACTGAGAGGAAAGATTTGGATGAGGGGCATGTTATTGCAGACTCCTTGGGTGGTGTCTCCAACGCCTACAATATAACACCCCAGGACAGTACCTTAAACCGCTACGGCGATCAGGCATATATGGAAAAGAATATCAGAGACGCAGGTGGTTGCACCAATTTTGAAGCTATAATTACTTATCCCAATACAAAAACTCAAATTCCCAGCCATTATCATTACACCTATACATTAAAGGGAAATGTTATAACTGAAGATTTTGATAATGTGAATCCTGATAAAGTAAATAAGTCTTTAATTGAAAAAACTTCAGAAAAACCAAAGACTACTACACCTAAAACGTCTACTTCTGACAAGAACCATAACCTTGATGCTATAGATAAAAATCATAACGGTAAGGTATCCATCGCTGAAGCAAAAGCAGCTGGTATTAAGCTGCCAATCACAAAGGAGCACTGGTTGTATAAATATATGGATGACCGTGATGGAGATGGTATGGTGGGGGAATAG
- a CDS encoding Ig-like domain-containing protein: MVNAVDLAVGDTCRLTVGDLKNTTKTTWTSYDSEIATVSNKGKVTAVDEGLTYITATDEQGNELGRIYIRVRN, encoded by the coding sequence ATGGTGAATGCAGTGGATTTAGCAGTTGGGGATACATGTAGACTTACTGTCGGAGATTTAAAAAATACGACAAAAACAACTTGGACTTCTTATGATTCTGAAATAGCAACAGTATCTAATAAAGGTAAAGTAACTGCTGTAGATGAAGGTTTAACATATATAACAGCTACAGATGAGCAAGGTAATGAACTTGGAAGAATATATATAAGAGTAAGAAATTAA
- a CDS encoding discoidin domain-containing protein, translating to MQRLHIPNYANDSYYYKTINCVDAPMAIASGYFEYENYFYFCAYYSLRLIWETNVERFESMNIKLNKLVLELVTVNITNRESLLSTLKSVLDEKYPIVLYFDYFSMFYCDFNYRKAHGPHGIIINGYNEETSTITIMDCSHVGFDNPFYCLTLKEEIFLDIWEEGNKYFIENISNYANRFYYIRPRNAKKVNYSDFIFLKDVVDNNYIVENDNLIRNVIQNKNFDITAAELYKRDLVDSTQSIFKILDRLYDQLGEDSTSKKNYEDFKVKYSNERLIVFNSFLRKAIKKNVDENSITKYTKEIQSSNNDFRILINELYSQYCTTMSDDILMQCGEEKELINYATDALVTASSELDAYGICFKAERVINGKYNGFDTDMWISNDIADPQWLMLDLKKEQSISKFVVIHDFRSTDLYLIDYCIQGSNNMTDWVNLAKIEGNTKEQTTNYIDGQKYRYYRVYITKPSKIDNMARIFGIECWGYK from the coding sequence ATGCAAAGACTACATATACCTAATTATGCAAATGACAGCTATTATTATAAAACTATAAACTGCGTGGATGCTCCCATGGCTATAGCATCAGGATATTTCGAATATGAGAATTATTTTTATTTTTGTGCGTATTATTCATTACGTCTAATATGGGAAACTAATGTCGAGCGATTTGAATCAATGAACATAAAGCTAAATAAATTAGTTTTAGAATTAGTGACAGTAAATATTACAAATAGAGAGTCACTTCTTAGCACTCTAAAATCTGTTCTAGATGAAAAATATCCTATAGTTTTATATTTTGATTATTTCAGTATGTTCTATTGTGATTTCAATTATAGAAAAGCACATGGACCTCATGGAATTATTATTAATGGCTATAATGAAGAAACATCTACTATTACCATTATGGATTGCTCACATGTTGGTTTTGATAATCCTTTTTATTGCTTAACACTCAAAGAAGAGATTTTCTTAGACATATGGGAAGAAGGAAACAAATACTTCATTGAAAATATCTCTAATTATGCTAATAGATTCTACTATATTAGACCCCGAAATGCTAAAAAAGTTAATTATAGTGATTTTATTTTTTTGAAAGATGTAGTAGATAATAACTATATTGTTGAAAATGATAACTTGATAAGAAACGTAATTCAAAATAAGAACTTTGATATAACCGCTGCCGAACTATATAAAAGGGACCTTGTTGATTCTACACAGAGTATTTTTAAAATATTGGACAGATTATATGATCAATTAGGTGAGGATAGTACAAGCAAAAAAAATTATGAAGATTTTAAAGTGAAATATTCGAATGAAAGGTTAATAGTATTTAATAGTTTTCTTAGAAAAGCTATTAAGAAAAACGTTGATGAAAACTCCATAACTAAATATACCAAAGAAATACAATCCTCTAATAATGATTTTCGTATATTGATTAATGAGTTATACTCACAATATTGTACAACCATGTCTGATGATATTTTAATGCAGTGTGGGGAAGAAAAAGAACTTATAAACTATGCTACTGATGCTTTAGTAACTGCAAGCAGTGAGTTGGACGCATATGGTATATGCTTTAAAGCGGAAAGAGTGATAAACGGTAAATACAATGGGTTTGACACTGATATGTGGATATCAAATGATATAGCAGATCCTCAGTGGTTAATGCTAGACTTAAAGAAAGAGCAATCTATTTCTAAGTTTGTAGTTATACATGACTTTCGTTCAACTGATTTGTACTTGATTGATTATTGCATTCAAGGCAGTAATAATATGACTGATTGGGTAAACCTAGCAAAAATAGAAGGAAATACTAAAGAGCAGACCACAAATTACATAGATGGACAAAAATATAGGTACTATCGTGTTTATATTACTAAACCATCCAAAATAGATAATATGGCTAGAATTTTTGGTATAGAATGTTGGGGATATAAGTAA